The Dehalococcoidia bacterium sequence TGCCGACAGTGAGTTGGAGTGGCGAGGCGTCCATTATCATTTTGTCTCTCCTTTCAAATCACAGAACAGATGGCGTTTTAGGCGGTATCCTATTTCCTATACGCCCGGTTTCAAGGGTTGCGGTTTTATCGTCCTACCTTGATCACCCTGATAGACCGATAAGTGATCGCATTTACTATTGGGTATAGCACCCACCCCGATGTTACTCGCTGGACTCGGAGCACGTCCCGCCCGTCGCGTCTCGGGCCGATCTGTTCTGCTAAATTAACGTTTGATCTTCCGAGCCGGTTCCACTCCCGTCGCCGCCTTCACCTTGTCCCGTGCGGACCTGCGCTCCACATCGGCCACCCATTCCTTGCCGATTTCCCTGGGAACCGAGGGTCCAGCAAAATAATTCTGTCCCTGTAATCTCACCAGGTTTTCCAACGCCGACTTCTTCTGGTCCAGTGCACGAACGGCGGCGGACATCACCTCGAGCTCGTACTGGGCCACCGCGATCTCCTCTCGCAGCTTGGCGCACTCGGCGTCCAGCAGGATCACCGCCTGCACCCCGGCCTCCGTGATCTTCTCCAGGCCGTACTGGGCGGGGTTGGAGCGGATCTTCAGCCCCAGCCCGGCCACCTTCACGTCCAGGCGCTCTTTGATGGCGTCCAGTTTGGCGCGGGTACCGGCCTGCTCCATGCAGTACTCGCCGAATGTCGCGGCTTGACGAGCCCATTCGATATCAAGTGCATCCACATTTATTGCTATGTCTTGATTGTATTCCAACGGTTGCGTCGACATATCGCCTCCCTTAGTATTTTATAGAACTCTACATATAATTTTCGATCAGTGTTTGCTCGTGCATTACAACTTGTACAGAGTGTAATTAGATTAGAAGGATCGCAATTCATTTTGTTGTAATCAATATGATGAACCGCCAATCGCCGCGCTGTTTTTCGACATCCTGGATTTCGACAGCGTCTTCCATCTCGTTCCATAACTTCTCGTTTCAATTCTGGCCCCCATCCATAGGCGTAAGGAAGACTGGCAATCCCTCCTTGCCAAGCCGGATTGTTTTTCCCTTTTTGTTTTCCTATATGGGCAAGACTTAATCTTTTTCTTTGGTCAAACGAGAGTATCCTACCTTTTTGAGCAGCACTTATTTTTTGTCTTGTTTCTTCTGAAGTGAGATGCCCAATTCCAGCAAGAGAGATTTTCTTTTTGGCTTCCTCTGTATGCTTAAAATGAAATCCTTTGTGTCCTGGTTTTCCTTTATGGGAGGCGCTCATTTTTGCCCGCGCTTCAGGAGAAACGGGATGTCCCATTAGAGTTTGACTAACTTTTTGTCGTACTTCCAGGGATCGCGGTTTCCCTTTATTTGGCGAAGGCCTTCCTTTTAGCACCTCACTAATCTTTCGTCTGTGTTCCAGAGACGGAGAACGCCCTTTTAGAGACATGCTGATTTTTTCTTTATGTTCAAAAGAAAGAGGAGCTTTCATATTCTTTTAACCTTTAACATTGCATCTTTCCATTTGTTGTTCATGTTTTCCTCCTTATATTTAATATACATTTTGGCTGCCGTTCACTGCACAACTATATCTTCACAGGTTCCATATCCGCCCAGCTTTTACCCGGCGGCGCTACCTCTGCTTCAACCCCGAGAGGCACAATCAGCCACGGCCAGTGATTCCGTACATCTTCGCACATGACTTTCTGCACCTTCTTGAGGACCACCTGGACCTCGTCAGGATGAAACGAAAAAATGATCGAATCGTGGATGGTACCAATAATCACTGTCTCCATCTCATTTGCAGTCAGCCACTGCTGGATCTGACAAAGGCTCCATAAAAGACAGTGGAACGCGGATCCCTGGATCGGCAGGTTTATCACCTCGGTGCGGCGCATCTCACCCCGGCAGCGAAAGCCGGTTGGCGTCCTAAAGAACCCATGTGTCAGGTAGCTGTCATACCAGTTTTTACGCCACGCCGCATAGACCGGAAACTTCTTTGTCCAAAACCAAATCTCTATCCGCTGGATGTGCGCATAAAAGCAGTCTTCCGTGGCAGGATGAAAATAGCCCTTCTTGTCCTCCACGAGGGTGCCCAGTTCAGTTATCCCATGCGCCTGCAAGTGCTGCTGCAGCGTAATCTTATCTGTGAGCGGCTGATTTTTTGCCGCCTCCCACATGGCCGGCGCGATGGACTTCCAATAGGCCCCGTAGAACTCCGGAAAGACAAAGCTGTTCTTGCTGATAAAGCGGATCGGCTTTATCACCTGCGTTGCCTTAAGAAAGAAGCAGCGACAGGCCATATCGCGGTGCATGTCCTTCGTCGGGTCGTTGATGTATGTGATCAGTGTGGGATCTTTACAGATACACGCGGCAATACGCACCTCGATGCCACTGTAGTCGACCTCGCCAAGCTGGTGTTCAGGCTTGCATGGCAAGATGCCGCGTCTGATCATTGGCCCGTATATTGGATCATGCGCCGGCACGTTCTGAAAATTCGGGTTGCTGCAGCTGCTGCGATATGACGAAACCGCGTGCAGGTTGTAGCACGGATGGATGACGCCACCGACCGCCTCGCGCAGGTACGGCTCGATGTAGGTGCCCTGGACCTTTGACAGCTTCCTGATCTTGAGGATGCAGCGTGCCAGCGGGTGATCAAGCTCAAGTAATACCTTATCGTCGACCTTAGGCAGGCCTGTCGGGGTTCTTTCTCGCGCCGTGAACTTAAGAAGGTTGAAAAAGATATAGGCCTGCTGCCGCACCGAGGCGATGTTCGTCTTCTTTCCAAACTTCAGCCGCCACTCCTTTATCAGGGGCATCCGCCAGACCTGACGCTCAAGCGCAAGGCTTTCCTGCGCAAGCGTATCCAGCACCTGCGTAAAATACCCGGTGTCGACGCGCACCCCGACATTTTCAATCTCCGCAAGCGCCAGCAGGCCGCGGTTAAAGAGCTGGTTTGCCTCTGTAAATTGAAAGTCCGTATGCTGCAGCTGATACAGGCGGTAGGTGTAAAGTGCGTCGAGGCCGTTGCGCGCCAGCACCTTGCCGTCGAGAGTTGAAAATGTCAACTGGTTCAGTGCGTTGGCGCCGTGCTTTTCGACCTCCTCGGCAGCTGCCCGCAGCAGCTTGTCGGTGGCGTCCTTGTAGGGCACGACGCCGAGGTGTAACTGCGCTTGCTTCTCAAGGCTGACCGAGGTACACCCGTTGTCGAGGATGCGTGCGACGACCATCGTATCCCAGAGCCAGCCGGCGGTCCTTACGCCAAGATATGCCATGCCCCAGACGTGCTCGAACTTGAGGTT is a genomic window containing:
- a CDS encoding NUMOD3 domain-containing DNA-binding protein, whose amino-acid sequence is MKAPLSFEHKEKISMSLKGRSPSLEHRRKISEVLKGRPSPNKGKPRSLEVRQKVSQTLMGHPVSPEARAKMSASHKGKPGHKGFHFKHTEEAKKKISLAGIGHLTSEETRQKISAAQKGRILSFDQRKRLSLAHIGKQKGKNNPAWQGGIASLPYAYGWGPELKREVMERDGRRCRNPGCRKTARRLAVHHIDYNKMNCDPSNLITLCTSCNARANTDRKLYVEFYKILREAICRRNRWNTIKT
- a CDS encoding DNA polymerase, which translates into the protein MFEPQTEDKSTEVEVLERGAPFLKLLLAAPRPIVIAFDYETTGLRPFRQGQMIISCGVCARIDKQLRTVAFSMEDRETTSLWKKVLQDPTIRKVAHNLKFEHVWGMAYLGVRTAGWLWDTMVVARILDNGCTSVSLEKQAQLHLGVVPYKDATDKLLRAAAEEVEKHGANALNQLTFSTLDGKVLARNGLDALYTYRLYQLQHTDFQFTEANQLFNRGLLALAEIENVGVRVDTGYFTQVLDTLAQESLALERQVWRMPLIKEWRLKFGKKTNIASVRQQAYIFFNLLKFTARERTPTGLPKVDDKVLLELDHPLARCILKIRKLSKVQGTYIEPYLREAVGGVIHPCYNLHAVSSYRSSCSNPNFQNVPAHDPIYGPMIRRGILPCKPEHQLGEVDYSGIEVRIAACICKDPTLITYINDPTKDMHRDMACRCFFLKATQVIKPIRFISKNSFVFPEFYGAYWKSIAPAMWEAAKNQPLTDKITLQQHLQAHGITELGTLVEDKKGYFHPATEDCFYAHIQRIEIWFWTKKFPVYAAWRKNWYDSYLTHGFFRTPTGFRCRGEMRRTEVINLPIQGSAFHCLLWSLCQIQQWLTANEMETVIIGTIHDSIIFSFHPDEVQVVLKKVQKVMCEDVRNHWPWLIVPLGVEAEVAPPGKSWADMEPVKI